The following are encoded together in the Candidatus Methylomirabilis tolerans genome:
- the lysS gene encoding lysine--tRNA ligase translates to MSEEHSLISERLRKLAELEAAGMDPYPARFEVRNLAADLHRECAVLPEETDAAPEAAIAGRLMSLRHHGKITFAHLQDRSGKMQIYLSRDVLGATPYDLCKKLDVGDYLGVEGQLFRTRTGELTVRARSIQLLSKSLRPLPEKWHGLTDVETRFRQRYLDLIVNRQVADAFRKRSRLITKIRRFLDLRGFLEVETPMMQPMAGGAMARPFVTHHNALDLTLYLRIAPELYLKRLVVGGFDRVFEINRNFRNEGISTQHNPEFTMLEFYQAYADYQDLMAMTEEMLAHLAKEITGDQQVTYQGQQISFAPPWPKLTLEEALVKVAGLDAETLKTEEDVRATAGRYGVNILPGCGRGKVLAELFDALVESKLIQPTFIIDFPTELSPLAKAKQGEPMTVQRFELFIGGMEIANAYSELNDPREQRARFLDQLRQRDQGDLEAHGLDEDFLRALEYGMPPTAGEGIGIDRLAMLFTDSPSIRDVILFPLLKPAQGESGSTDAV, encoded by the coding sequence GTGAGCGAAGAGCATTCATTAATCAGCGAGCGATTGCGGAAGTTGGCGGAGCTTGAAGCGGCCGGTATGGACCCGTATCCGGCTCGCTTCGAGGTCCGAAACCTCGCGGCCGACCTTCACCGGGAGTGCGCCGTCCTCCCTGAAGAGACCGATGCGGCGCCGGAGGCGGCCATTGCCGGCCGCCTGATGTCTCTGCGCCATCACGGCAAGATCACCTTTGCCCACCTTCAAGACCGCTCCGGGAAGATGCAGATCTATCTCTCGCGGGACGTGCTGGGCGCGACACCCTATGACCTCTGTAAGAAGCTGGACGTTGGCGATTACCTGGGGGTAGAGGGCCAGCTCTTTCGGACGCGGACGGGGGAGCTGACGGTGCGAGCCCGGTCGATTCAACTTCTGTCGAAGTCGCTGCGGCCGCTGCCGGAGAAGTGGCATGGACTGACCGACGTGGAGACCCGCTTTCGCCAGCGCTACCTGGATCTCATCGTCAACCGCCAGGTGGCAGACGCCTTCAGGAAACGCAGCCGCTTGATCACGAAGATTCGCCGCTTCCTCGACTTGAGGGGGTTCCTGGAAGTCGAGACCCCCATGATGCAGCCGATGGCCGGTGGCGCCATGGCGCGCCCCTTTGTCACGCATCACAACGCCCTCGACCTTACGCTGTACCTGAGGATTGCCCCCGAACTCTATCTGAAGCGGCTCGTGGTGGGAGGGTTCGACCGGGTCTTCGAGATTAATCGGAACTTCCGGAATGAGGGTATCTCCACCCAGCACAACCCAGAGTTCACGATGTTGGAGTTCTACCAGGCGTATGCCGATTACCAGGATCTGATGGCAATGACGGAAGAGATGCTGGCTCATCTGGCCAAGGAGATCACAGGAGATCAGCAGGTGACCTATCAGGGGCAGCAGATTTCCTTTGCTCCGCCCTGGCCGAAGCTCACGCTGGAGGAGGCTCTCGTCAAGGTGGCTGGACTTGATGCAGAGACCCTGAAGACAGAAGAGGACGTGCGCGCGACGGCCGGACGCTACGGGGTGAACATCTTGCCGGGTTGTGGTAGGGGGAAGGTACTGGCTGAGCTGTTCGACGCCCTGGTGGAGTCGAAGCTCATCCAGCCCACATTTATCATTGATTTCCCCACGGAGCTTTCCCCCTTGGCCAAAGCGAAACAAGGGGAGCCGATGACGGTTCAGCGGTTTGAGTTGTTCATCGGCGGAATGGAGATCGCCAATGCCTACTCCGAGCTGAACGATCCGCGCGAGCAGCGCGCTCGCTTTCTTGACCAGTTGCGGCAGCGGGATCAAGGTGATCTTGAGGCCCATGGCCTGGATGAGGATTTTCTGCGGGCATTGGAGTACGGGATGCCTCCGACGGCCGGTGAAGGGATCGGCATCGATCGGTTGGCCATGCTCTTCACCGACTCCCCATCCATTCGTGATGTCATCCTCTTCCCTCTCCTGAAACCCGCTCAAGGCGAATCGGGTAGTACCGATGCCGTTTGA